In the genome of Flexistipes sinusarabici DSM 4947, one region contains:
- a CDS encoding sigma-54-dependent transcriptional regulator, with amino-acid sequence MGNKYNVLIIDDERSFRELLEILFSNEGYNVFMAADIAGSQRIISEKKIDIIICDLVLGKEDGLDVVKWCRENSYNIPFILMTAYASSATALESVKLGVVDYITKPFDMDHLATMVREVITSRKNEDSEFYTELDEIKGKSNAIKNVKKYIMDVAKTDSTILITGESGTGKELVARAVHRLSHRALKPFKTINCSAIPYDLLESELFGYKRGAFTGASYDKKGIFELANGGSIFLDEIGEMPLFLQSKLLRVIQDKMVQPLGAGTEIKTDFRIIAATNKNLEEETKKGNFRSDLYYRLNVVNINIPPLRERKEDVEELAKHFLKKYAVLMDKNISRNLCTRKMKTFEVNIFYLYYYDIM; translated from the coding sequence ATGGGTAACAAATACAATGTCCTGATAATTGATGACGAAAGATCTTTCAGGGAGCTTCTGGAAATTCTTTTTTCCAATGAAGGCTACAATGTTTTTATGGCTGCTGATATTGCCGGATCCCAGCGTATTATTTCAGAAAAAAAGATCGACATTATTATCTGCGATTTAGTCCTGGGTAAAGAGGATGGATTGGATGTCGTAAAATGGTGCCGTGAAAATTCATATAATATCCCTTTTATTCTTATGACAGCCTATGCCAGCAGTGCAACAGCTTTGGAGTCTGTGAAGCTGGGAGTTGTGGATTACATAACCAAGCCTTTTGACATGGATCATCTTGCCACCATGGTCAGGGAGGTTATAACCTCCAGAAAAAATGAAGATTCTGAGTTTTACACTGAGCTTGATGAAATTAAGGGTAAAAGCAACGCCATTAAAAATGTTAAAAAATATATTATGGATGTTGCAAAAACGGATTCAACCATTTTGATTACCGGTGAATCCGGTACAGGTAAAGAACTCGTCGCAAGGGCTGTACACAGGTTGAGCCACAGGGCATTGAAACCCTTTAAGACGATAAATTGCAGTGCTATACCCTATGATTTGCTGGAATCGGAACTTTTCGGATACAAAAGAGGTGCTTTTACCGGTGCATCATATGATAAAAAGGGGATATTTGAACTGGCGAACGGCGGCTCCATATTTCTTGATGAAATAGGTGAAATGCCGCTTTTTCTGCAGTCCAAACTTCTCAGGGTAATACAGGATAAAATGGTGCAGCCTCTAGGTGCAGGCACTGAAATTAAAACGGATTTCAGAATTATTGCCGCTACCAATAAAAATCTGGAAGAGGAAACGAAAAAAGGCAATTTCAGGAGTGATCTCTACTACAGATTAAACGTTGTTAATATTAATATCCCTCCATTGAGGGAAAGAAAAGAGGATGTGGAAGAGCTGGCGAAACATTTCCTGAAAAAATATGCCGTTTTGATGGATAAAAATATTTCTCGAAACCTTTGCACAAGAAAAATGAAAACATTTGAAGTTAATATATTTTATCTTTACTATTATGATATTATGTGA
- the pgsA gene encoding CDP-diacylglycerol--glycerol-3-phosphate 3-phosphatidyltransferase: MEKLPNQLTILRVILVPVFLILIFFDKNITNILAAVIFIFASVTDFVDGFIARKYSVVSDFGKILDPIADKILVASAMISLVQLDRLSSIVVIILLSREFAVGALRDFASSRRIIIPAGFFGKIKTAFQMTALALLIYKNELYGINVFVIGKVLIYLSVIISVYSGFVYYRNFFRLKESNG, encoded by the coding sequence ATGGAAAAACTCCCCAATCAGCTGACAATTCTGCGAGTGATTCTGGTGCCGGTATTCCTCATTCTTATCTTCTTCGATAAGAACATTACAAATATATTGGCTGCAGTTATTTTTATTTTCGCGTCGGTAACGGATTTTGTTGACGGGTTTATCGCCCGGAAATATTCGGTTGTTTCTGATTTCGGGAAAATTCTTGACCCTATAGCCGATAAAATTCTGGTGGCATCTGCTATGATTTCTCTTGTTCAACTGGACAGGCTCAGTTCAATTGTTGTTATTATTCTGCTTAGCAGGGAGTTTGCTGTAGGAGCTCTGCGGGATTTCGCATCCAGCAGAAGAATAATTATTCCTGCAGGGTTTTTCGGTAAAATAAAGACAGCTTTTCAGATGACTGCACTTGCTCTGCTTATATACAAAAATGAGCTTTATGGCATAAATGTCTTTGTTATAGGAAAAGTTCTGATTTATCTTTCGGTTATCATTTCGGTCTATTCAGGCTTTGTATATTACAGAAATTTTTTCAGACTAAAAGAGAGCAATGGCTGA
- a CDS encoding helix-turn-helix domain-containing protein, producing MEAFKTYPFKGNVRELENLIERAVAMEKTNRLLPSSFPAHFFGNYENFWDNQIPDLEKPVDLEKIVENIEKKYIMTALEKTGGNQSKSAKLLGLSGRVFRYKMEKYNIR from the coding sequence ATGGAGGCTTTTAAAACCTATCCGTTTAAAGGTAATGTAAGAGAACTGGAAAACCTGATAGAAAGGGCTGTGGCTATGGAAAAGACCAACAGGCTTCTACCTTCCAGTTTTCCAGCCCATTTCTTTGGTAATTATGAAAATTTTTGGGACAATCAAATACCGGATCTGGAAAAACCTGTGGATTTGGAAAAAATTGTGGAAAATATTGAGAAAAAATATATAATGACAGCACTGGAAAAGACAGGCGGCAACCAGAGTAAATCAGCCAAACTGCTCGGGCTTTCGGGCAGAGTATTCAGGTATAAAATGGAAAAATATAATATTCGGTGA
- the miaA gene encoding tRNA (adenosine(37)-N6)-dimethylallyltransferase MiaA, which translates to MKRIPIITGVTATGKTAFVSKLGERIPVEVINADAFQVYKYMDIGTAKPTKKELSEVKHHLIDILYPDEHYSAGIFFQKAQQLIAEIINRGKIPVIIGGTGLYVETLINGIFNGPGKNTELREDYQTEIKKSGISSLYKRLKKIDPDYAARISANDKNKIIRALEVYDLSGLNFTRSHELFHQPPKFKYDVFVFTTERNVLYERINNRVDKMFERGWVDEVQKLLDLGYSTDMQSFCAIGYRETARYLNGEITFDELLKTIKKRTRNFAKRQLTWFRHMRDLKYIDVLGSLAMKELEDYIAENYQQL; encoded by the coding sequence ATGAAAAGAATTCCTATAATCACAGGTGTAACAGCCACCGGAAAAACAGCCTTTGTAAGCAAGCTGGGAGAAAGAATTCCTGTTGAGGTAATAAATGCTGATGCCTTCCAGGTGTATAAATATATGGATATAGGTACGGCAAAACCTACCAAAAAAGAGCTGTCCGAAGTGAAGCACCATCTTATTGACATTTTGTATCCCGATGAGCATTATTCCGCCGGAATTTTCTTTCAGAAAGCCCAACAGCTTATTGCTGAGATTATTAACAGAGGGAAGATCCCTGTTATAATTGGAGGAACCGGTTTGTATGTGGAAACACTGATTAACGGTATTTTTAACGGTCCCGGAAAAAATACCGAACTTAGAGAAGATTATCAAACAGAGATTAAAAAAAGCGGAATAAGCAGTTTGTACAAAAGACTTAAAAAGATTGATCCGGATTATGCAGCCAGAATCTCCGCCAATGATAAAAACAAAATTATCCGGGCTCTGGAAGTTTACGATCTCAGCGGTTTGAATTTTACGCGCTCCCACGAACTTTTTCATCAGCCGCCGAAGTTCAAATACGACGTTTTTGTTTTTACAACGGAACGAAACGTACTTTATGAGCGTATTAATAACCGCGTTGACAAAATGTTTGAAAGAGGCTGGGTTGATGAGGTGCAAAAACTGCTTGACTTGGGCTATTCCACCGATATGCAGTCGTTCTGTGCAATAGGGTACAGAGAAACAGCCAGGTATCTCAATGGAGAAATAACTTTTGATGAGTTGCTAAAAACAATAAAAAAACGGACGAGAAATTTTGCGAAAAGACAGCTGACATGGTTCAGGCATATGAGGGATCTGAAATATATCGACGTATTGGGCAGTTTGGCGATGAAAGAGCTGGAAGATTATATTGCGGAAAATTATCAACAGTTATAA
- the hfq gene encoding RNA chaperone Hfq, whose translation MGKKVNIQDVFLNYVRKKRITVAVYLINGVKLEGVVKGFDNFVIIIKDDSQKMIYKHAISTITPSVEIEDIEIE comes from the coding sequence ATGGGTAAAAAAGTGAATATTCAGGACGTATTTCTTAACTATGTTAGGAAAAAAAGAATTACCGTGGCCGTTTATTTGATTAATGGTGTTAAGCTTGAGGGCGTGGTAAAAGGTTTTGATAATTTTGTGATAATAATAAAAGATGATTCACAAAAGATGATTTATAAGCACGCAATATCAACGATAACCCCTTCAGTTGAGATTGAAGATATTGAAATTGAGTAA
- a CDS encoding IS5 family transposase — MYYLLKTKGVVMEKYIEPTVLDSMLDFKANDSTYLDKINSLIDWKKVKSILDKKYRWTKNTSGSRAYSPLLLFKILLVQSWEKLSDPQAEFALKDRLSVIRFVGVSVSGEVPDHSTISRFRSRLLELEIFDELFSEINRQLSELNLIVKSRKEAIIDATLVESSCRPRKVVNDIAEDRHEGDDDNDSSCGGSGGNNESNISYSKDTDASWLKKGNRAYYGYKQFFCVNSDGYILGEMVKSARESEVRNLAPLLQKLNLPKGTAIYADKGYSSESNRKDISGTYADMIMYKAARNKPLTGFQKFHNKAVSKVRYVVEQAIGLIKLHFGYSRSRFIGIDKVRLELSIHCMAYNLRKGALRMI, encoded by the coding sequence ATGTATTATTTATTAAAGACAAAAGGAGTTGTTATGGAAAAGTACATAGAACCCACAGTATTAGATTCAATGTTAGACTTTAAAGCTAATGATTCGACTTATCTTGATAAGATAAATTCACTTATAGACTGGAAGAAAGTAAAATCAATCCTTGATAAGAAATACAGATGGACTAAGAACACATCTGGCAGCAGAGCTTATTCACCGTTACTTTTGTTTAAAATACTTTTAGTACAGTCGTGGGAAAAGCTGAGTGACCCTCAGGCTGAATTTGCCTTAAAGGATCGGTTGTCAGTAATAAGATTTGTAGGAGTAAGTGTATCCGGAGAAGTTCCGGATCACAGTACCATCAGCAGGTTTCGGAGCAGATTACTTGAATTGGAGATATTTGACGAGTTATTTTCAGAGATAAACAGGCAGTTATCGGAATTAAATTTAATAGTGAAAAGCAGGAAGGAAGCGATAATAGATGCGACATTGGTAGAGTCCTCGTGCCGTCCCCGTAAAGTAGTAAATGATATTGCAGAAGATCGGCATGAAGGAGATGATGACAATGATAGTTCCTGTGGTGGTTCCGGAGGGAATAATGAAAGCAACATAAGTTATTCGAAGGACACTGATGCGAGTTGGTTAAAGAAGGGTAATAGAGCGTATTATGGCTACAAACAATTTTTCTGTGTAAATTCGGACGGTTATATATTGGGAGAAATGGTAAAGAGTGCCAGAGAGAGTGAGGTGCGGAATTTGGCACCTTTATTACAAAAGCTTAATTTGCCTAAGGGAACGGCAATATATGCAGATAAAGGCTACAGCAGTGAATCTAACCGCAAAGACATATCAGGAACCTATGCAGATATGATAATGTATAAGGCAGCGCGGAATAAGCCACTTACAGGATTTCAGAAATTTCATAACAAGGCAGTAAGCAAGGTTCGTTATGTCGTTGAGCAGGCAATTGGATTGATTAAACTTCATTTTGGTTATAGTCGTAGCCGATTTATAGGTATTGATAAGGTTAGGCTGGAATTGTCTATACATTGTATGGCATATAATCTGAGAAAGGGTGCTTTAAGAATGATTTGA
- the xseA gene encoding exodeoxyribonuclease VII large subunit, whose product MKTYTVTEITKAIKNLIEQTFSSPVIVTGEVSNFSTSPAGHQYFILKDESSQIKCVFFKRYNLLNRDYSIKNGDKVSVYGDLSVFEAGGNYQIVAKKIEYSSEGEFYKKFEETKKKLEEEGLFHEGLKKPVPTFVKKIAVVTSPSGAAIRDFIITTKRNNAAFEIDIWPTTVQGASAAGEIEKNILKAGSRGDEYDALVLMRGGGSLEDLAVFNEENVARALRKVEVPTISAIGHQRDFTICDFTADLRVATPTAAASYLSEVYIYYDKNLTEFYKRLVRYMEQVIISRSQKLDNYMAVLNKNSPYNRISLYRSELERSRQLMINNLRNKMQDGYSRLKLCHVFLASKKPAIVVREKRSEVERFKNYLLRSVTNRLNYDNERLKGVFGRLKTMNPENVISRGYALVYKEGFVVESLNSIKLDDEVEIRMKGGYINAFVTGKKHLEDTNG is encoded by the coding sequence ATGAAGACTTACACAGTAACAGAGATAACAAAAGCAATTAAAAATCTCATCGAGCAGACATTTAGCTCCCCTGTAATCGTTACGGGTGAAGTATCCAATTTCAGTACTTCACCTGCAGGGCATCAGTATTTTATTCTTAAGGACGAAAGCTCACAGATCAAATGCGTATTTTTCAAACGTTACAACTTGCTGAACAGGGATTATTCGATAAAAAACGGCGATAAGGTTTCTGTTTACGGTGATTTAAGTGTTTTTGAAGCAGGCGGGAATTATCAGATTGTTGCCAAAAAGATTGAATACAGCTCCGAAGGGGAGTTTTATAAAAAATTTGAGGAAACCAAGAAAAAACTTGAGGAGGAAGGTCTTTTCCATGAAGGTTTGAAAAAACCTGTTCCTACTTTTGTAAAGAAAATAGCTGTTGTTACATCTCCCTCCGGAGCAGCTATCAGAGATTTCATCATAACGACAAAACGTAATAACGCTGCTTTTGAAATAGATATTTGGCCGACTACTGTGCAGGGCGCTTCAGCTGCAGGTGAGATTGAAAAAAATATCCTCAAAGCCGGCAGCCGGGGCGACGAGTATGATGCTCTGGTTTTGATGAGAGGAGGCGGGTCATTGGAGGATTTGGCCGTTTTTAATGAAGAGAATGTCGCCAGAGCGTTGAGAAAAGTTGAGGTTCCGACCATTTCTGCTATAGGTCATCAACGTGATTTTACCATTTGTGATTTTACCGCTGATTTAAGGGTTGCAACACCGACTGCAGCAGCTTCCTATTTATCTGAGGTGTATATCTATTATGATAAGAATTTAACGGAATTTTATAAACGTCTTGTAAGATATATGGAGCAGGTCATTATCTCCCGCAGTCAGAAATTAGACAACTATATGGCTGTTTTGAATAAAAACTCTCCGTATAACAGGATTAGTCTATATCGAAGTGAACTGGAAAGAAGCAGACAATTAATGATAAACAATCTCAGAAATAAGATGCAGGATGGATACAGCCGTTTAAAACTCTGCCATGTTTTTCTTGCATCAAAAAAACCTGCAATTGTTGTGAGGGAAAAGAGAAGTGAAGTTGAAAGATTTAAAAATTATCTGTTGAGAAGTGTAACAAATAGGTTAAACTATGATAATGAACGCTTAAAAGGCGTTTTCGGAAGACTGAAAACAATGAATCCGGAAAACGTGATTTCCAGGGGTTATGCTTTGGTGTATAAAGAGGGATTTGTTGTTGAGTCTTTAAACTCGATAAAACTTGATGATGAGGTTGAAATTCGTATGAAAGGTGGATATATTAACGCCTTTGTCACAGGCAAAAAACATTTGGAGGATACCAATGGATAG
- a CDS encoding DUF4416 family protein — protein MVYGGGLRKPLKVLVFNAVLYNEDYIKEPDKYLNTLFGNPVCKSDTFSFDHTSYYTPEMGENLKKYFAGYDFFIYPDEIKNLKISSVDLERSFMVDGKRLLNVDPGYVALEKIVAASTKNFSHRIYIGSNIYADLQLFRKKGKYRSLPWTFFDYKLDFVLKFFDNMRLNLL, from the coding sequence ATGGTATATGGAGGGGGGCTGCGCAAGCCTCTGAAAGTTCTTGTTTTTAATGCAGTACTTTATAATGAAGATTATATCAAAGAGCCTGATAAATACTTAAATACCCTTTTTGGAAATCCGGTTTGTAAAAGTGATACATTTTCCTTTGACCACACATCCTATTACACCCCTGAAATGGGTGAAAATCTTAAAAAATATTTTGCAGGATATGATTTCTTTATTTATCCTGATGAAATAAAGAATCTGAAAATTTCATCAGTGGATTTGGAAAGATCTTTTATGGTTGACGGCAAAAGGTTACTGAATGTTGATCCCGGTTATGTTGCCCTGGAAAAAATTGTGGCTGCCAGCACAAAAAATTTTTCACACCGTATATACATAGGCTCTAATATTTATGCTGACTTGCAGCTTTTCAGAAAAAAAGGGAAATACCGAAGCTTACCGTGGACTTTTTTTGACTATAAACTTGATTTTGTGTTAAAATTTTTTGATAATATGCGTCTTAATCTGTTATAA
- the mutL gene encoding DNA mismatch repair endonuclease MutL translates to MLNNSSEIFQLSGDVSNKIAAGEVVERPVNVVKELVENAVDASSEKITVEIAEGGLNLIKVMDDGKGIFPEDIEKTIDRFATSKIRDINDVYELSSFGFRGEALAAISSVCDFSLVSKRKGYDCLELKSSFGGQPVVKPAAGIEGTIVTVKNLFGNLPARRKFLKSSSAEQREIVKFIRHFMLTNYHLSLRLIVDEKEFFLFPKNESMLDRARKIFKEKKIVHLTNKYENLKIEAVISTPEVQKFRRDSIVLSVNGRVIKDNMLTQAVIQAYKRLIPEGKFPLAAIRLDISPSYMDVNVHPAKLFVKFLNSGEIFSFVYDSILEKLESLTPHGYDSDNYTNLSDTDENRIKSFQYSYNSEEQVSVSDFLTAADTSVSSDESDNIEEVYGYDFRIIGQLFNTVIICEFDDFFYLIDQHIAHERILYEKYKSESSVDTASVVLSEPLVMNLGEEELEILNNNKHVLCDFGFDFESFGGETVKFNKLPSEILNKDVVSEIKTILEETSRLSRKGLKDSSLVVMSCKSAIKAGEKLSKYEMSHLVNELLKTKNPFTCPHGRPIIVKQSKEELFKNFHR, encoded by the coding sequence TTGCTGAACAATAGCAGCGAGATTTTTCAGCTCTCCGGTGATGTATCCAACAAAATAGCTGCCGGCGAGGTTGTGGAAAGACCGGTAAATGTTGTTAAAGAGCTTGTTGAGAATGCTGTTGATGCCTCATCTGAAAAGATTACTGTTGAGATTGCTGAAGGCGGATTAAATCTAATAAAGGTTATGGATGACGGGAAAGGCATTTTCCCGGAAGATATCGAAAAAACTATAGACAGATTTGCCACCAGTAAAATAAGAGATATTAATGATGTCTATGAACTTTCCTCATTCGGTTTCAGAGGAGAGGCTCTTGCTGCAATAAGTTCCGTTTGCGATTTTTCACTTGTTTCTAAAAGAAAAGGATATGACTGTCTGGAGCTTAAAAGCAGCTTTGGCGGACAGCCGGTGGTAAAACCGGCTGCCGGAATTGAAGGAACCATTGTTACCGTCAAAAATCTTTTCGGTAACCTTCCCGCAAGACGTAAATTTCTTAAATCATCCAGTGCTGAACAAAGGGAAATTGTTAAATTTATCCGTCATTTTATGCTTACCAATTATCATCTGTCTCTGCGTTTGATTGTGGATGAAAAGGAATTCTTTCTTTTCCCGAAGAATGAGTCAATGTTAGATAGAGCAAGAAAAATTTTCAAAGAAAAAAAAATCGTCCATTTGACAAACAAATATGAAAACTTAAAGATAGAGGCCGTAATATCTACACCGGAAGTGCAAAAGTTTCGCAGAGATAGCATCGTATTAAGTGTGAACGGACGGGTTATTAAAGATAACATGCTGACTCAGGCTGTAATTCAGGCTTATAAAAGACTTATTCCGGAGGGTAAATTTCCTTTAGCTGCAATTCGGTTGGACATTTCTCCGAGTTACATGGATGTTAATGTCCATCCGGCGAAGCTGTTTGTAAAGTTTTTGAATTCAGGAGAGATTTTTTCATTCGTATATGACAGTATACTTGAGAAACTGGAATCTTTAACTCCGCATGGTTACGATTCTGATAATTACACAAACTTATCAGACACAGATGAAAACAGGATAAAGTCTTTCCAGTACAGCTATAATTCTGAGGAGCAGGTAAGTGTGTCAGATTTTCTTACTGCTGCGGATACTTCTGTCAGCTCAGATGAATCTGACAATATAGAGGAAGTTTACGGTTATGATTTCAGAATAATCGGACAGCTTTTTAATACTGTGATAATATGTGAATTTGACGATTTTTTTTATCTGATAGACCAGCATATTGCCCATGAGCGGATATTATATGAGAAATATAAATCGGAGTCTTCCGTTGACACAGCATCCGTAGTTTTGTCAGAACCACTGGTTATGAATCTGGGTGAAGAGGAGTTGGAAATACTGAATAATAATAAGCACGTGTTGTGTGATTTCGGTTTTGATTTTGAGAGCTTTGGCGGAGAAACAGTAAAATTCAACAAACTTCCGTCGGAAATTTTAAACAAAGATGTGGTTTCAGAAATAAAGACTATTCTGGAAGAAACAAGCCGGTTGAGCAGAAAGGGGCTTAAGGATTCCAGTCTTGTGGTAATGTCCTGCAAATCCGCAATAAAGGCCGGGGAGAAATTGAGCAAGTATGAAATGAGTCATCTTGTTAATGAGCTGCTTAAGACAAAAAACCCATTCACATGTCCCCATGGCAGACCTATTATTGTTAAACAAAGTAAAGAGGAATTGTTTAAAAACTTTCACCGATGA
- a CDS encoding FtsB family cell division protein — translation MKHNILYFGLVAALLLYLFFGNRGIIEYHNLLEIRNRYQQKVDNLTESIKSLERELMLIRQDEEYLEALIRRELNMKKPGEDLYILKDKNEDLHSNRDNKSN, via the coding sequence ATGAAACATAATATATTATATTTTGGACTTGTGGCTGCCCTGCTGTTATATCTTTTCTTTGGTAACAGAGGGATAATCGAATATCACAATTTGCTCGAAATTAGAAACAGGTACCAGCAGAAGGTTGATAATCTAACTGAAAGTATAAAGTCACTGGAACGTGAGCTTATGCTTATCAGGCAGGATGAAGAGTATTTGGAAGCATTGATCAGGCGGGAACTTAATATGAAAAAACCCGGAGAAGATTTGTATATTCTGAAGGATAAGAATGAAGACTTACACAGTAACAGAGATAACAAAAGCAATTAA
- a CDS encoding acetyl-CoA carboxylase carboxyltransferase subunit alpha, which yields MAVQPLEFETPIFELEKKIDELKNMSSLSDQDMKHELNSLEKKLEKVKSNIYKSLTAPQKVLVARHPQRPYLLDYIKMLFTDFVELHGDRNFRDDPAIIGGMAKFEGEPVVIVGHQKGRNTKENIHRNFGMAHPEGYRKALRIFEMAEKYNRPIISFIDTPGAFPGIGAEERGQAEAIARNLKEMAGLTVPFISVISGEGGSGGALGIAMGNRVLMLEHSIYAVISPEGCASILWKDASYSGKAAEALKLTAQDLKKLNVIDEIIQEPLGGAHRDYITTAENVRQALIKHLGELKQLSPERLFEYRCEKYMAMGVFAEQ from the coding sequence ATGGCAGTACAACCGTTGGAATTTGAAACGCCTATTTTTGAGCTGGAAAAGAAGATTGATGAACTGAAAAATATGTCATCACTGTCAGATCAGGATATGAAGCATGAACTTAACAGCCTGGAAAAGAAGCTGGAGAAGGTTAAAAGCAATATATATAAATCTCTGACGGCTCCGCAGAAGGTTTTGGTGGCAAGACACCCCCAAAGACCTTATCTACTGGATTATATTAAAATGCTTTTTACAGATTTTGTAGAACTTCACGGAGACAGAAATTTTCGTGATGATCCTGCAATTATCGGAGGTATGGCTAAATTTGAAGGAGAACCGGTTGTTATTGTGGGGCATCAGAAAGGTAGAAACACCAAGGAAAATATACACAGAAATTTTGGGATGGCACATCCGGAAGGTTACCGCAAAGCATTGAGAATTTTTGAAATGGCTGAAAAATATAACCGGCCTATCATATCTTTTATCGATACTCCCGGAGCTTTCCCCGGTATAGGTGCTGAAGAGAGAGGGCAGGCAGAGGCAATCGCCAGGAACTTAAAAGAGATGGCCGGGTTAACTGTTCCTTTTATTTCTGTTATTTCCGGTGAAGGGGGTAGTGGAGGCGCTCTTGGTATAGCAATGGGAAACCGGGTGCTTATGCTTGAGCATTCAATTTACGCCGTGATAAGTCCTGAAGGGTGCGCATCTATACTTTGGAAGGATGCGAGTTATTCCGGAAAAGCAGCTGAAGCTTTGAAACTGACTGCTCAGGATTTAAAAAAACTCAATGTTATCGATGAAATTATACAGGAACCTCTTGGTGGTGCACACAGAGATTATATAACTACAGCTGAAAATGTGAGACAGGCTTTAATCAAACACTTAGGAGAACTCAAACAGCTTTCGCCTGAAAGATTGTTTGAATACCGATGCGAAAAATATATGGCAATGGGGGTATTTGCTGAACAATAG
- the greA gene encoding transcription elongation factor GreA, whose amino-acid sequence MDRIPITKEGFQKIKEELERLKTKERKDVVEAIKEARAHGDLSENAEYDAAKDRQGMLEAKIAELESKMSKFEVIDTKNLKGDKVVFGATVKIENVETDEIKEYRIVGPDESDISKGDISVLSPLARALVGKKVGDETVVNAPGGEIEYEIVEINFE is encoded by the coding sequence ATGGATAGAATTCCTATTACAAAAGAAGGTTTTCAAAAAATAAAGGAAGAACTTGAAAGACTTAAGACGAAAGAGCGTAAAGATGTTGTTGAGGCTATAAAAGAAGCGAGAGCCCACGGTGATCTTAGTGAAAATGCGGAATATGATGCTGCAAAAGACCGCCAGGGGATGCTGGAAGCTAAAATCGCTGAACTGGAATCGAAGATGTCTAAATTTGAGGTCATTGATACGAAAAACCTTAAAGGTGATAAGGTTGTATTCGGTGCAACGGTTAAAATTGAAAATGTCGAAACCGATGAAATTAAAGAATACCGGATTGTCGGCCCTGATGAATCCGATATTTCCAAAGGTGATATTTCAGTCCTTTCCCCTCTTGCAAGGGCGCTGGTAGGGAAAAAAGTCGGTGATGAGACAGTAGTAAACGCCCCCGGCGGGGAAATTGAATATGAAATAGTAGAAATAAATTTTGAATAA